A genomic segment from Syntrophotalea acetylenivorans encodes:
- a CDS encoding DnaJ C-terminal domain-containing protein, whose product MSKDYYATLGVAKGADTDTIKKAYRKLALKYHPDKNPDDKKAEEKFKEITEAYAVLSDKEKRQQYDQFGDSGFHQRYSQEDIYRNFNANDMFRDFGFGSDDIFSRLFGGVGGRSGFPGGRPQAVKGQDYVMHLSIPFRLAIEGGKKRVEYRGEQGVENLQVTIPAGIESGQKLRVSGKGGKSPSGGPPGNLFLEIKVTPDPTFSREEQNLLVKVRIPFSGACLGSSVEVPTLQGNKRIKVPAGIQSGGKIRLKGYGVPARKGHAAGDLYAIIEVEVPDKLDIEQKALLKELKKAGL is encoded by the coding sequence ATGAGCAAAGACTACTACGCTACCCTTGGCGTCGCAAAAGGCGCCGATACCGATACTATCAAAAAGGCCTATCGCAAACTGGCCCTTAAGTACCATCCGGACAAAAATCCGGACGACAAAAAGGCCGAGGAAAAGTTCAAAGAGATCACCGAAGCCTATGCGGTCTTGTCCGACAAAGAAAAGCGTCAGCAATACGATCAATTCGGCGATAGCGGTTTTCATCAACGCTATTCCCAGGAAGACATCTACCGTAATTTTAATGCCAATGACATGTTCCGCGATTTCGGCTTCGGTTCTGACGACATCTTCAGCCGATTGTTTGGTGGAGTTGGCGGACGTAGCGGCTTTCCCGGCGGCCGTCCGCAGGCGGTAAAAGGCCAGGACTACGTCATGCATCTCAGCATCCCTTTCCGTCTGGCGATAGAAGGGGGCAAAAAACGGGTCGAATATCGTGGCGAGCAGGGAGTGGAGAACCTTCAGGTAACCATTCCTGCCGGCATCGAATCGGGGCAGAAGCTGCGGGTTTCCGGAAAGGGCGGAAAAAGTCCTTCGGGAGGGCCTCCGGGTAATCTCTTTCTGGAAATCAAGGTCACTCCCGACCCCACCTTCAGCCGGGAAGAGCAAAATCTACTGGTAAAGGTTCGCATTCCTTTCAGCGGTGCCTGCCTGGGCTCATCGGTCGAAGTCCCCACCCTGCAAGGGAATAAACGGATCAAGGTACCGGCGGGCATTCAAAGCGGTGGCAAAATTCGTCTTAAAGGCTATGGCGTCCCGGCCAGGAAGGGTCACGCAGCAGGCGACCTGTATGCGATCATCGAGGTAGAAGTTCCAGACAAACTCGATATTGAGCAAAAGGCCCTGCTGAAAGAGTTAAAAAAGGCCGGCCTGTAA
- a CDS encoding NAD(P)H-dependent flavin oxidoreductase — MNHSLTIGRHSAPLPLILGGMGVRVSAGNLAGHVARCGGFGTVAAAGIGVNSRHFNGKNLAVADPLAFQDEIRKAYSIAPEGVIGVNCMVAVTNYAEMVVAACEAGAKFIVSGAGLPMQLPGITAEHFPEVALIPIVSSSRAAQLIARKWYKNYGRLPDAVVVEDPDTAGGHLGEKLENIGNGQYDQYETVRAVKAYFRETWEAEVPVIAAGGIWDRADVEHALSQGADAVQMASRFVCTDECDADLAFKQAYLDCRPEDIGLVMSPAGLPGRAIIKHIEQIREGQLAAGQKCPSNCLHRCTYKESRERFCIVEALDRAQRGDVVNGLVFCGTNAWKADRISTVAEIFEELFGVSAALPKMVSNG; from the coding sequence GTGAATCATAGTCTGACTATCGGCCGTCATAGCGCTCCCTTACCTTTGATCCTTGGTGGAATGGGTGTCCGTGTATCCGCCGGCAATCTGGCCGGCCATGTTGCCCGGTGCGGGGGTTTTGGCACCGTAGCGGCAGCCGGTATCGGTGTCAACAGTCGTCACTTTAACGGTAAGAATCTGGCTGTCGCCGACCCCCTGGCATTTCAGGATGAAATCCGCAAGGCCTATTCTATTGCTCCGGAAGGGGTGATCGGGGTCAATTGCATGGTCGCTGTGACCAATTATGCCGAGATGGTAGTAGCAGCCTGTGAAGCGGGAGCCAAATTCATTGTCAGTGGTGCCGGCCTGCCGATGCAGTTACCGGGTATTACTGCTGAACATTTTCCCGAAGTGGCGTTGATTCCCATTGTTTCATCCAGCCGTGCGGCACAGTTGATCGCTCGCAAGTGGTACAAAAATTACGGTCGCTTGCCCGATGCCGTGGTAGTCGAAGATCCTGATACTGCCGGTGGTCATCTTGGCGAAAAGCTGGAAAATATCGGTAACGGCCAATACGATCAGTACGAAACCGTACGCGCTGTCAAAGCCTACTTCAGGGAGACCTGGGAGGCCGAAGTTCCGGTTATTGCTGCGGGTGGTATCTGGGATCGGGCTGATGTGGAACATGCCTTGTCCCAAGGTGCGGATGCGGTACAGATGGCCAGCCGTTTTGTCTGCACTGATGAGTGCGACGCGGATTTGGCTTTCAAACAGGCTTATCTCGATTGTCGGCCGGAGGACATCGGTCTGGTCATGAGTCCTGCGGGGCTTCCCGGACGGGCCATTATCAAGCATATCGAGCAGATTCGTGAAGGGCAGTTGGCTGCCGGTCAGAAGTGTCCGAGCAACTGTCTGCACCGATGCACCTACAAAGAGAGCCGGGAGAGGTTCTGTATTGTAGAGGCGTTGGATCGTGCCCAGCGGGGCGACGTGGTTAATGGACTGGTTTTTTGCGGCACTAATGCCTGGAAAGCCGACCGTATCTCTACCGTGGCGGAGATTTTTGAAGAGCTGTTCGGAGTCAGCGCCGCTCTGCCGAAAATGGTTTCTAACGGCTGA
- a CDS encoding radical SAM/SPASM domain-containing protein, with protein sequence MSSNDQPFLPKWIAWETTQRCNQQCVHCRCSSNMDAAEGDFSTSEAFRLIDDICQVSKPVLVLSGGEPLLRDDIFKIARYGTEQGLRMCMATNGTLVNDQVCRQMLDSGIRMVSLSLDGSRAERHDDFRQSPGAFDATIRAAHTLKRHGIKFLINSSFTRRNQTDIVATFRLAKELGAVAWYLFMIVPTGRGQEIMDELISPEDYEEILAWHFHQECQETEILMRPTCAPHYYRIAPQLARASKVSYERRSLSFSTGGGKGCLAGQSICLIDAHGNLKPCSYFPTIAGNVKERSFKDLWFNAPLLKELRDFSLYRGKCGVCEYLQVCGGCRARADAVHGDYLAEEPFCNYQPPASTGRKS encoded by the coding sequence ATGAGTAGCAACGACCAGCCTTTTTTACCCAAGTGGATCGCCTGGGAAACCACCCAACGCTGTAACCAGCAGTGTGTTCATTGTCGTTGTTCTTCCAATATGGACGCGGCAGAGGGAGACTTCTCCACCTCCGAGGCGTTTCGCCTTATCGATGATATCTGCCAAGTTTCCAAGCCTGTGCTGGTATTGTCCGGTGGCGAGCCGCTGCTGCGTGACGATATCTTCAAGATCGCTCGTTACGGCACGGAGCAGGGTTTACGCATGTGTATGGCGACCAATGGAACTTTGGTCAACGACCAGGTCTGTCGACAGATGCTCGACAGCGGAATTCGCATGGTTTCCCTTTCTCTGGACGGTTCCCGAGCCGAACGGCATGATGACTTTCGTCAGAGCCCCGGCGCTTTTGATGCCACTATTCGCGCCGCTCACACCCTAAAGCGTCACGGTATCAAATTTTTGATCAACTCCTCTTTTACCCGTCGCAATCAGACCGACATTGTCGCTACCTTTCGGCTGGCCAAGGAGCTCGGGGCGGTCGCCTGGTATCTTTTCATGATTGTTCCCACCGGTCGCGGACAGGAGATCATGGACGAGTTGATCTCGCCGGAGGATTATGAGGAGATTCTGGCCTGGCATTTCCACCAGGAATGCCAAGAGACGGAGATTCTCATGCGTCCCACCTGTGCCCCCCACTATTATCGTATTGCCCCGCAGCTGGCGCGAGCTTCCAAGGTTTCCTACGAACGGCGCAGCTTGTCCTTTTCCACGGGAGGCGGCAAAGGCTGTCTGGCCGGACAGAGCATCTGTCTGATCGATGCTCACGGCAACCTAAAGCCTTGCTCCTACTTTCCGACTATCGCCGGTAACGTTAAGGAGCGGTCTTTCAAGGATCTCTGGTTTAATGCTCCTTTGTTGAAAGAATTGCGTGACTTCAGTCTCTATCGCGGCAAATGCGGGGTCTGCGAATATCTTCAGGTCTGCGGTGGCTGCCGGGCAAGAGCCGATGCGGTTCATGGTGATTATCTGGCCGAGGAACCTTTTTGTAACTATCAGCCGCCGGCCTCGACCGGTCGTAAATCATAG
- the hemE gene encoding uroporphyrinogen decarboxylase: MSIQYDFIEACWGRPTARTPIWLMRQAGRYLPQYMAIRSKLSFLELCKTPELAAEVTIQPIDILGVDAAILFSDILIPIEAMGLELRYEPGPVFSDPVRDARAVDALRIPEVQDEVPFVYETIRLLRQELQDRVPLIGFGGAPFTLACYMVEGRGSKDFASIKRLMYQAPEVYTALMDKITETSCRYLNAQIDAGAEAIQVFDTWGGILSPTDYQRFVLPYSRRLIAALEGRGVPVIHFVKGAGAMLDTVQQAGGQVMGLDWYTSLGRARDQLGNKMAVQGNLDPAVLFASEAIIEREVRRILDENAGRPGHVFNLGHGIVPTVAPEKAAFLVECVHRLSGKG; the protein is encoded by the coding sequence ATGTCTATCCAATACGATTTTATTGAGGCCTGCTGGGGGCGACCGACGGCAAGAACACCCATCTGGCTGATGCGTCAGGCGGGTCGATATTTGCCCCAATATATGGCCATCCGCTCCAAATTAAGCTTTCTGGAACTCTGTAAGACCCCCGAACTCGCCGCCGAGGTCACTATCCAGCCGATCGATATCCTCGGTGTCGATGCAGCCATCCTCTTCTCCGATATTCTCATCCCGATCGAAGCCATGGGGCTGGAACTGCGCTATGAACCGGGCCCGGTGTTTAGTGATCCGGTCCGTGATGCAAGGGCGGTGGACGCCTTGAGAATTCCCGAAGTGCAGGACGAGGTTCCTTTCGTCTATGAGACGATCCGTTTGCTGCGTCAGGAATTACAGGACAGGGTACCGCTGATCGGTTTTGGAGGAGCCCCCTTTACTCTGGCCTGTTATATGGTCGAAGGGCGCGGCAGCAAGGATTTTGCCAGCATCAAACGTCTTATGTATCAGGCACCGGAGGTCTATACGGCCCTGATGGACAAGATTACCGAAACAAGTTGCCGCTACTTGAACGCACAAATCGATGCCGGCGCGGAGGCCATTCAGGTTTTTGATACCTGGGGAGGCATTCTTTCTCCCACAGATTATCAGCGCTTTGTATTGCCTTACAGCCGTCGGCTGATTGCCGCTCTTGAGGGGCGGGGAGTGCCGGTGATTCATTTCGTCAAAGGAGCTGGTGCTATGCTCGATACGGTACAACAGGCCGGCGGTCAGGTCATGGGTCTCGACTGGTACACCTCTTTGGGACGGGCTCGCGATCAATTGGGCAACAAAATGGCCGTTCAGGGAAATCTCGATCCGGCAGTATTGTTTGCATCGGAAGCGATTATCGAAAGGGAAGTCAGGCGTATCCTTGATGAAAATGCCGGTCGACCTGGGCATGTTTTCAATCTCGGGCATGGAATTGTGCCGACAGTAGCCCCGGAAAAAGCCGCTTTCCTGGTTGAATGCGTACACCGACTGAGCGGCAAAGGGTAG
- the hemH gene encoding ferrochelatase — translation MQRILDTLSGSGKLQSDRKTGLVLLNMGGPESLEDVEPYLCKLFSDRHLIKLPGGPLLQKPLARLLARRRAPKSREYYRQIGGKSPLRDWSERQATALDRQLGDRWKSYVLMRYSTPRAQEVLWQMRDDGIDQALVLPLYPQYAGATSGSSIADFQQAAAVLYPDLSYAVIPEWYDWPPYLDALVMRIREGLECFPADRQAGVPLLFSAHAMPQKVIDRGDPYLSQVLATVRGIMQRLPDREWLLGFQSRSGPVRWTGPSVTTLLDKLAVSRQTEVLLVPISFVSDHVETLYEIDIELQAAAFQRGIKHMVRSPSLNDHEDFIDALAELARHHLSLNCS, via the coding sequence ATGCAACGGATTCTTGATACCCTGTCGGGCAGCGGTAAACTGCAATCCGACCGGAAAACCGGACTGGTACTGCTCAATATGGGCGGTCCCGAGAGTCTGGAAGACGTAGAGCCTTATCTATGCAAGCTTTTTAGCGACCGGCACCTGATCAAGCTGCCCGGTGGTCCTTTGTTGCAAAAGCCGCTGGCTCGCCTCCTGGCCCGTCGCCGTGCGCCCAAAAGTCGTGAGTATTACCGTCAGATCGGCGGTAAGTCTCCATTGCGTGACTGGAGTGAACGTCAGGCTACGGCTTTAGATCGGCAGTTGGGAGATCGCTGGAAGAGCTATGTGTTGATGCGGTATTCAACGCCAAGGGCCCAAGAGGTGCTGTGGCAGATGCGCGACGACGGCATCGATCAAGCCTTGGTGCTGCCTCTTTATCCCCAGTATGCCGGTGCCACCAGCGGTAGCAGTATCGCCGACTTTCAGCAGGCCGCGGCGGTGCTTTACCCCGATCTGTCCTATGCCGTTATCCCCGAGTGGTATGATTGGCCTCCATATCTCGACGCCCTGGTGATGCGTATCCGTGAAGGTCTCGAGTGCTTTCCGGCCGACCGGCAAGCCGGAGTGCCATTGCTTTTCTCTGCCCATGCCATGCCGCAAAAGGTCATCGACCGTGGCGACCCCTATCTGAGTCAGGTGCTGGCCACCGTACGGGGAATTATGCAGCGCCTGCCCGACCGGGAGTGGCTCTTGGGATTTCAAAGCCGCAGCGGCCCGGTACGCTGGACCGGACCGTCGGTGACCACCCTGCTAGACAAGTTGGCTGTGTCACGCCAGACGGAGGTTTTGCTGGTGCCCATTTCCTTCGTTTCCGATCATGTGGAAACTCTTTATGAAATCGATATTGAACTGCAGGCGGCAGCTTTTCAGCGGGGTATCAAGCATATGGTGCGCAGCCCCTCCTTGAACGACCATGAGGACTTTATTGACGCGCTGGCCGAACTGGCCAGACACCATCTGTCCTTGAATTGCTCATAA
- a CDS encoding NAD(P)/FAD-dependent oxidoreductase, with protein sequence MKKDILEKGAIVQRDKETYAVAPHIPGGVTSPAALRKIADVAEKFNAQALKITSAQRIAIVGLAEESLDDVWEALDQRPGHAIGLCVRSVKICPGTTFCKRGQQDAVGVGMALDEKYHGMELPWKFKMGVSGCANDCAEACIKDVSLIGTPKGWNVMVGGNGGGMPHLSQKLAEHVPTDEEAMEILDKVVQWFKNHNKKGRIGRFINEMGIDAFRKEILG encoded by the coding sequence ATGAAAAAAGACATCCTGGAAAAAGGTGCCATTGTTCAGCGGGACAAGGAAACCTATGCTGTTGCACCCCATATCCCCGGTGGCGTTACTTCTCCCGCGGCTCTGCGCAAGATCGCTGATGTAGCCGAAAAGTTCAATGCTCAGGCTCTTAAAATTACCAGCGCTCAGCGTATCGCTATTGTCGGCTTGGCCGAAGAAAGCCTCGATGATGTTTGGGAAGCTTTGGACCAAAGACCGGGTCATGCTATCGGGCTCTGCGTGCGCTCGGTAAAGATCTGCCCGGGTACCACCTTTTGCAAGCGCGGTCAGCAGGATGCAGTCGGCGTGGGTATGGCGCTCGACGAAAAATATCACGGTATGGAGCTGCCCTGGAAATTCAAGATGGGTGTCTCCGGCTGCGCCAACGACTGTGCTGAAGCCTGTATCAAGGATGTAAGCCTGATCGGCACGCCCAAAGGTTGGAACGTCATGGTCGGCGGTAACGGCGGCGGCATGCCCCATCTTTCGCAGAAACTGGCCGAGCACGTCCCCACCGACGAAGAAGCCATGGAGATCCTGGATAAGGTCGTTCAATGGTTCAAAAATCATAACAAGAAGGGGCGGATCGGCAGGTTCATCAACGAGATGGGCATCGACGCCTTCCGCAAAGAAATTTTAGGATAA
- the hemG gene encoding protoporphyrinogen oxidase, producing MQVVIIGAGISGLATAFLLEQEARAKGRQLSLTVLEEEPHVGGKIRSLRNDEGYLCEWGPNGFLDGKPATLDLCRQLEVAEELVRSNDNARRRFIYALDRLHQVPENAVAFLRSGLLSPVAKVRMAAEIAIPARRGGEDESLADFCRRRLGRQALDRLVGPMVSGIFAGDPESMSLQSCFPRIHQLEEEYGGLFRAMLRLARQRRAERRSGQAVASASGPAGVLTSFSNGLQQLTDRLHQVLADHVQVSAKVVGLEPAGTKFNLQLADGRQFTADAVVSAVPAYSFASLVKGFDQPMADLLGQIPYASLQVACFGYRRQRIAHNLNGFGYLVARPNAMPLLGTLWDSSIFPQRAPKDSVLLRSMLGGATHPEVAEWDNDRVVSETRSALRQTMGIDVQPDFVQIFRHRQAIPQYLVGHGKRLQDLQQHSARYPGLFFTGNAFFGIGLNDCVSAAQRTASAILSSNSGRPVE from the coding sequence ATGCAGGTGGTTATCATCGGTGCCGGTATTTCGGGCTTGGCCACAGCTTTTTTGCTGGAGCAGGAAGCCCGTGCCAAAGGCCGGCAGTTGTCGTTGACCGTACTCGAGGAAGAGCCTCATGTCGGCGGCAAGATCCGTAGCTTGCGCAACGATGAAGGCTATCTGTGTGAATGGGGTCCCAACGGTTTTCTTGATGGTAAGCCAGCTACTCTCGATCTTTGCAGGCAATTGGAAGTGGCTGAAGAGCTGGTCCGTTCCAATGACAACGCTCGCCGGCGCTTCATCTATGCCTTGGACCGCTTGCACCAGGTACCGGAAAATGCCGTGGCTTTTCTGCGCTCCGGGTTGCTTTCGCCGGTGGCCAAGGTGCGCATGGCTGCTGAAATAGCTATTCCGGCTCGTCGTGGGGGTGAGGACGAAAGCCTGGCTGATTTCTGTCGTCGCCGGCTTGGGCGGCAGGCTCTTGATCGATTGGTGGGGCCGATGGTATCGGGGATTTTCGCCGGTGATCCGGAATCCATGAGCCTGCAGAGCTGTTTTCCCCGCATTCACCAACTGGAAGAGGAATATGGCGGACTTTTTCGTGCTATGCTGCGCCTGGCTCGCCAACGCCGCGCGGAACGCCGTTCCGGTCAGGCGGTGGCCAGTGCTTCCGGGCCGGCCGGTGTACTGACTTCTTTTTCCAACGGATTGCAACAGCTCACCGATCGTCTGCATCAGGTACTGGCCGACCATGTGCAGGTTTCGGCTAAGGTGGTCGGCCTGGAACCGGCAGGGACAAAGTTTAACTTGCAGTTGGCCGATGGCCGGCAGTTCACCGCGGATGCCGTGGTTTCGGCGGTTCCCGCCTATAGTTTTGCCAGTTTGGTGAAGGGTTTCGATCAGCCAATGGCCGACCTGCTGGGACAAATTCCTTACGCCTCGCTGCAGGTGGCCTGCTTCGGTTACCGGCGCCAGCGTATTGCCCACAACCTGAATGGTTTCGGTTATCTGGTGGCGCGGCCCAATGCCATGCCCCTGTTGGGGACCCTGTGGGATTCGAGTATCTTTCCGCAGCGCGCGCCCAAAGACAGTGTCCTGTTGCGCTCCATGTTGGGAGGCGCCACCCATCCTGAAGTGGCCGAATGGGATAATGACCGGGTGGTGTCTGAAACCCGGTCGGCGTTGCGGCAGACCATGGGCATCGATGTCCAACCCGATTTTGTACAGATCTTTCGCCACCGCCAGGCCATTCCTCAATATCTGGTCGGTCATGGGAAACGTCTGCAAGACTTACAGCAGCATAGTGCTCGTTATCCGGGGCTATTTTTCACCGGCAATGCCTTTTTTGGCATTGGCCTGAATGACTGCGTCAGTGCTGCCCAGCGGACCGCTTCGGCGATCCTTTCCAGCAACAGCGGTCGACCAGTCGAATAA
- a CDS encoding response regulator transcription factor yields MTEPYILLVEDELHIAQGLKFNLEMEGFAVQHVTTGEQALAKKPWIGCCLVILDRMLPGIDGLQVCRSIRQNNDQLPILMLTAMSKEQDRIAGLTEGADDYLTKPFSLEEFLLRVKGILRRAGWYRQKAAAEKCYSFAENHVYLQQQRAVTNNKEITLTELETRMLQVFFEHEGEVLSRAKLLESVWGVTPDTETRTLDNFIVRLRKYFEKRPSHPQHFVTVRGKGYRFQRQAKN; encoded by the coding sequence ATGACTGAACCCTATATTCTGTTGGTCGAAGATGAACTTCACATCGCCCAGGGCTTAAAGTTCAACCTGGAAATGGAAGGCTTTGCAGTTCAACACGTGACCACCGGCGAGCAAGCCCTGGCCAAAAAGCCCTGGATCGGCTGCTGCCTGGTTATTCTCGACCGGATGCTGCCCGGCATAGACGGGCTGCAGGTGTGCCGTTCTATCCGTCAGAACAATGACCAATTACCGATCCTGATGCTGACGGCTATGAGCAAGGAGCAGGACCGTATAGCCGGACTGACCGAAGGCGCCGACGACTATCTGACCAAACCCTTCAGTCTCGAAGAATTTCTGTTACGCGTCAAAGGCATTCTGCGCAGAGCCGGCTGGTATCGCCAAAAAGCGGCAGCAGAGAAATGTTACTCTTTTGCCGAAAACCATGTCTACCTGCAGCAACAACGTGCGGTCACCAACAACAAGGAAATTACTCTGACCGAACTTGAAACCCGCATGTTGCAGGTTTTTTTTGAGCATGAAGGCGAGGTTCTGTCCCGGGCAAAGTTACTGGAATCCGTGTGGGGGGTTACTCCGGACACAGAAACTCGCACCCTGGATAATTTTATCGTCCGACTGCGTAAATATTTTGAAAAGCGGCCGAGCCATCCCCAACATTTTGTTACCGTTCGTGGGAAGGGTTACCGGTTCCAGCGACAGGCGAAAAATTAA
- a CDS encoding response regulator — protein sequence MKNILIVDDQAIIRQLLEISLQGEGRQVFLAESGEQAVQLAEDHRFDLIIVDLMMPGGMDGFETIEYLQQSPVYKQCPFMILTAKDQQPERDRAASLGVGDYLVKPFKLDDLFARVDNLLGAG from the coding sequence GTGAAAAACATACTTATCGTTGATGATCAGGCAATTATTCGGCAGCTGTTGGAAATCAGCCTGCAGGGCGAAGGCCGGCAGGTCTTTCTGGCAGAAAGCGGAGAGCAAGCGGTGCAGCTGGCCGAGGACCATCGTTTTGATCTTATTATTGTCGATCTGATGATGCCTGGGGGTATGGACGGTTTTGAAACGATTGAATATCTGCAGCAGAGTCCCGTTTATAAACAATGTCCATTTATGATCCTGACGGCGAAAGATCAGCAACCAGAGCGTGATCGCGCTGCGTCCCTGGGGGTTGGCGATTATCTGGTCAAGCCCTTTAAGCTCGACGATCTGTTCGCAAGAGTTGACAATTTGCTGGGTGCGGGTTAA
- a CDS encoding sensor histidine kinase, with the protein MKIFRRLVSPLIVFIGIQLAWVLVVIFWISWFVRYNRKFRTLAEKYGPGLPQSGLDWIVLVEGLVLLIAILAGVYVIFLYWRRQTSLAQEQRNFISQVSHEFKTPLASLQLHLETIRLRRPDQQQLDFFLGTMLEDTVRLRSLVDNLLDASRLEQKRIRLDLKPGNLSQLVGDFFQQQTATLPEDARLTLNLTPHLYSRIDAAALQMVLRNLLENALLYSDGPPIIHVSLKAEGSRCHLCFSDQGRGIADKDKKKVFRMFYRVRKSDETIRGSGLGLFIVKAVIWRHKGKVWLESKGLGKGTSFHMLLPRIEPIEGAGND; encoded by the coding sequence ATGAAAATTTTCCGTCGTCTCGTCAGCCCTTTGATCGTCTTTATCGGCATCCAACTTGCGTGGGTGCTGGTGGTAATATTCTGGATTTCGTGGTTTGTACGCTACAACCGCAAATTCCGCACCTTGGCCGAAAAATACGGTCCTGGATTGCCCCAGAGTGGTCTCGACTGGATAGTTCTCGTCGAAGGCCTGGTACTGCTCATAGCGATCCTTGCCGGAGTCTATGTCATTTTTCTCTACTGGCGAAGGCAAACCTCCCTGGCCCAGGAACAACGCAACTTTATCTCGCAAGTCAGCCATGAATTCAAGACACCGCTGGCCTCCTTGCAATTGCACCTTGAAACCATTCGGCTGCGCCGGCCGGACCAGCAGCAGCTAGACTTCTTTCTCGGAACCATGCTTGAAGACACCGTGCGATTGCGCAGCCTGGTCGACAACCTGCTGGACGCCAGCCGACTGGAACAAAAACGCATCCGTCTCGACCTGAAACCCGGTAACTTGTCACAACTGGTTGGCGATTTTTTTCAACAGCAAACCGCAACTCTGCCGGAAGACGCTCGACTGACGCTGAATCTAACTCCACACCTTTATTCCCGAATCGATGCTGCGGCACTGCAGATGGTTTTACGGAATCTGCTGGAGAATGCTCTGCTCTATTCCGATGGCCCCCCCATCATACATGTCAGCCTCAAGGCAGAGGGCTCCCGCTGCCACCTCTGCTTTTCCGATCAGGGAAGAGGTATCGCTGACAAGGATAAAAAAAAGGTGTTCCGCATGTTTTATCGCGTTCGCAAGAGCGATGAAACGATTCGCGGGTCAGGACTCGGTCTATTTATTGTCAAAGCGGTCATCTGGCGCCACAAGGGCAAGGTCTGGCTTGAGAGTAAAGGATTGGGGAAGGGCACGAGTTTCCACATGTTATTGCCACGCATCGAGCCAATAGAGGGAGCCGGGAATGACTGA
- the ylqF gene encoding ribosome biogenesis GTPase YlqF gives MTIKWFPGHMHSARKQIIEVMPKIDVAVEVVDARLPASSGNPLLAELRQQKPFIKVLNKADLADPQVTKAWVKYFEKSDHGLRAVAINAGNKGDVSRIPKLCRSLAPQRGKPGRPLRVMVMGIPNVGKSTLINTLAGKRIAQVGDRPAITRHAQQIDLRNGILLFDTPGILWPNLEDQQGAYRLAASGAIGDNAMDYQNVAVFAADYLRQSYLELLATRYKLKDMPEEPTELLDEIGRRRGCLGSGGVVDSYRAAEVLLRDLQSGKIGRVSFESPPAIA, from the coding sequence ATGACCATCAAGTGGTTCCCAGGCCATATGCACAGTGCCCGCAAGCAGATCATCGAGGTGATGCCCAAGATCGATGTCGCCGTCGAAGTGGTCGATGCCCGGCTGCCGGCATCCAGCGGTAATCCTTTGCTGGCGGAGTTGCGCCAACAGAAGCCGTTTATCAAAGTATTGAACAAGGCCGACCTGGCCGATCCGCAGGTCACCAAGGCCTGGGTGAAATATTTCGAAAAGAGCGACCACGGGCTGCGCGCCGTGGCCATCAACGCCGGCAACAAAGGGGATGTTTCTCGAATTCCCAAGCTCTGCCGAAGCCTCGCGCCGCAGCGCGGTAAACCGGGCCGGCCGCTACGGGTGATGGTGATGGGCATTCCCAACGTCGGCAAATCGACCCTGATCAACACTCTGGCCGGAAAACGCATCGCCCAGGTTGGCGACCGGCCGGCAATAACAAGACACGCTCAACAGATTGATCTGCGCAATGGCATCCTGCTGTTCGACACCCCCGGTATTCTGTGGCCAAACCTCGAAGACCAACAGGGCGCTTATCGCCTGGCCGCCAGCGGCGCAATCGGCGACAACGCCATGGATTACCAGAATGTGGCTGTGTTTGCCGCAGACTACTTGCGACAAAGCTACCTGGAGCTGCTGGCCACGCGCTACAAACTCAAAGATATGCCGGAAGAACCCACTGAACTGCTGGATGAAATCGGCCGCCGGCGTGGTTGTCTGGGTTCCGGAGGCGTGGTCGATTCTTATCGGGCAGCCGAGGTGTTGCTTCGGGACCTGCAGAGCGGCAAGATTGGCCGTGTCAGTTTCGAAAGTCCTCCGGCAATCGCCTAG